A portion of the Cryptomeria japonica chromosome 5, Sugi_1.0, whole genome shotgun sequence genome contains these proteins:
- the LOC131063048 gene encoding uncharacterized protein LOC131063048, whose translation MVKHHLDRIASDIMFLQETKCNEEAGETFVKFCKGWKGVFQEVDGSVGGLGIIWKPNLVEVTPIRKRRNWMACRVQIRFSSLDFVLWNVYGPTPTIDEAKVWDELSQGICSYKNEKFIFVGDFNAILDLSEKSEGRGRWEMNNIPLSTSTLPIGVLDHFLIQLEFSSKCCWGNGYFKFQNMWWREKSLLKSLELWNECSFNDTISYCFVKKITYIEDKLRIWNREVFKTIFEGKEAVENALAKLNERVVSYGMNQADYLREKDLKAKLFEVLAIEEIY comes from the exons ATGGTGAAGCACCATCTCGATAGAATAGCAAGTGACATAATGTTTCTACAAGAAACAAAGTGCAACGAAGAGGCAGGAGAAACATTTgtcaagttttgcaaaggttggaAAGGTGTTTTTCAAGAGGTTGATGGTTCTGTAGGAGGGCTGGGAATCATATGGAAACCTAATTTGGTTGAGGTTACTCCAATTAGAAAGAGGAGAAATTGGATGGCTTGCAGAGTACAAATCAGATTCAGTTCTTTGGATTTTGTTTTATGGAATGTTTATGGTCCTACACCAACAATAGATGAGGCAAAAGTTTGGGATGAACTTAGTCAGGGCATTTGCTCCTACAAAAATGAGAAGTTCATTTTTGTTGGAGATTTCAATGCAATTCTTGATTTGTCAGAAAAAAGCGAAGGTCGTGGTAGG TGGGAAATGAACAATATTCCTCTCTCTACATCTACACTTCCTATTGGAGTCTTAGATCATTTTCTGATTCAGTTGGAGTTTAGTTCAAAATGTTGTTGGGGCAATGGTTATTTCAAGTTCCAAAATATGTGGTGGAGAGAGAAATCGCTTCTAAAATCATTGGAGTTGTGGAATGAATGCAGTTTCAATGATACCATTAGCTATTGCTTTGTCAAGAAAATCACTTACATCGAGGACAAGCTTAGAATTTGGAACAGAGAGGTTTTTAAAACTATCTTTGAGGGGAAGGAGGCGGTTGAGAATGCTCTAGCAAAGTTAAATGAAAGAGTTGTCAGTTATGGAATGAATCAGGCTGACTACCTCAGAGAAAAGGATTTGAAAGCTAAGCTATTTGAAGTTCTTGCCATAGAAGAAATTTACTAG